In Trichoderma asperellum chromosome 1, complete sequence, a single window of DNA contains:
- a CDS encoding uncharacterized protein (TransMembrane:8 (i307-328o343-362i374-391o397-414i421-440o446-468i480-500o512-529i)~MEROPS:MER0015462), which yields MNGLSCSNASWSLLRAAARGISRQAGTCSTSTSIAKNGAATTVSRWMSCCALQTPERGVLRRTEWAGLKACRKLDGGRRTFFGPKIIRDYEELPKGYRDQAGLAFSGRDLSAAEVDKIFGTGIGGKRANHLLRILHGRRVSGTLEDPAFAIHTAQFTEEEIARALAYLRKTVPVEEIRNAGLRAEDELEQMEQEMERAAEKKAKANKGEVKEEEEEESAAEVYTPDPIYGRSKIDEMRARNKAREKAREKALEEERKAKEAVEGVSGPLAKRDNQVREITNPKVAEYYKAAQSDMEAPPELKPWERILPSATVVALVLGFFAAVAMVYEEPAPRYRLFQEVSTAHATVGALIAINALVYLGWRVPPLWRLFNKYMIFVVATVRPVTLFTAAFSHTKLSHLLVNMVPLWFVGTCLHDEIGRADFLALYLGCGSVGFLGSLITYTLRGWLTVTSLGASGATLGLCSAYFWEHRTDGFKIFGLPQDGVHGIVFLALITAVQLAGLGKTVKLKVDIASHIAGIVAGILGIELLNRTERRKAPVEGDKTVIDILSGETKTHGVAGETK from the coding sequence ATGAATGGGCTCAGCTGCTCGAACGCTTCCTGGTCGCTGCTTAGGGCTGCGGCGAGGGGCATTTCGAGGCAGGCTGGAACGTgctcgacctcgacctcgaTAGCGAAGAATGGCGCGGCTACGACAGTTTCACGATGGATGTCATGCTGCGCTTTACAGACTCCCGAGAGAGGGGTGTTGAGGCGGACCGAATGGGCGGGATTGAAGGCGTGCAGGAAGCTTGATGGTGGTCGCCGGACGTTCTTTGGGCCAAAGATCATCCGGGATTATGAGGAGCTTCCCAAGGGCTATAGGGACCAAGCTGGGCTTGCCTTTAGCGGAAGGGATCTGTCAGCGGCGGAGGTCGACAAGATATTCGGTACGGGTATCGGCGGTAAACGGGCGAATCACTTGCTACGAATCTTACACGGTAGAAGAGTGTCGGGAACGCTGGAAGACCCTGCCTTTGCGATACATACGGCGCAGTTTACGGAAGAGGAGATTGCCAGGGCCTTGGCGTACCTGCGGAAAACGGTGCCGGTGGAGGAGATTAGGAATGCCGGCTTGAGAGCAGAGGACGAGCTGGAACAGATGGAGCAGGAAATGGAGCGGGCagccgagaagaaggcaaaagCCAACAAGGGGGAGgtcaaagaggaggaggaggaggaaagcGCGGCTGAAGTCTACACGCCTGATCCCATCTACGGCCGGAGCAAGATCGACGAGATGCGAGCTCGGAACAAGGCCAGAGAGAAGGCCAGGGAAAAGGCTCTCGAAGAAGAGCGCAAGGCAAAAGAAGCTGTCGAAGGCGTTTCTGGTCCATTGGCGAAGCGAGATAACCAGGTCCGGGAGATTACGAACCCTAAAGTGGCGGAATACTACAAGGCTGCGCAGTCGGACATGGAAGCACCACCGGAACTGAAGCCTTGGGAACGGATTCTGCCCTCTGCGACTGTTGTGGCTCTGGTACTTGGATTCTTCGCTGCGGTGGCCATGGTCTATGAGGAGCCCGCGCCGCGGTACAGACTGTTCCAGGAGGTATCGACTGCGCACGCAACGGTGGGAGCTCTGATTGCTATCAACGCCCTGGTATACTTGGGTTGGAGGGTTCCGCCCTTGTGGCGTCTCTTCAACAAGTACATGATCTTTGTTGTGGCGACGGTTCGGCCCGTCACGCTGTTCACTGCGGCGTTTTCGCACACAAAGCTCAGTCACTTGTTGGTCAACATGGTTCCCCTGTGGTTCGTCGGAACGTGCCTCCACGACGAAATTGGCCGCGCGGATTTCCTCGCGCTGTACCTCGGCTGCGGCTCTGTCGGTTTCCTGGGCAGTCTGATCACGTATACGCTCAGGGGCTGGTTGACGGTCACGTCGCTGGGCGCCTCGGGAGCGACGCTGGGATTGTGCTCGGCGTACTTTTGGGAGCATCGCACGGATGGATTTAAGATCTTTGGGCTGCCGCAAGACGGTGTCCATGGCATTGTGTTTTTGGCGTTGATCACGGCGGTGCAATTGGCTGGTTTGGGGAAGACGGTGAAGCTAAAGGTGGACATTGCGTCGCACATTGCTGGTATTGTGGCTGGTATATTGGGAATTGAGCTCTTGAATAGGacggagaggagaaaagcgCCTGTTGAGGGAGATAAGACGGTGATTGATATCTTGTCTGGAGAGACGAAGACGCATGGGGTGGCTGGTGAGACGAAATAG